In Epinephelus moara isolate mb chromosome 9, YSFRI_EMoa_1.0, whole genome shotgun sequence, a genomic segment contains:
- the rbm18 gene encoding probable RNA-binding protein 18 isoform X1 has protein sequence MSSAAETVENASIMSESVAHDGNRLWIGNIDPKITEYHLVKLLEKFGNVKQFDFLFHKSGPLEGQPRGYCFVNFNTREEAERAIQCLNGKLALSKKLVVRWAHAQVRRFEGFRNDKTMPPSLEPSCSGAAEDGPVTTNHLSTSAKIRAIEAKLQMMEENPDDDYSGPSAYVYNKPPERKRWEPYSKSHHNNQSRPFRKFRR, from the exons ATGTCGTCTGCGGCAGAGACAGTAGAAAATGCCTCCATCATGTCAGAGAGTGTGGCCCATGACGGAAACCGCTTGTGGATAGGAAATATCGATCCCAAAATTACAGA GTATCACTTGGTGAAGTTGTTGGAGAAGTTTGGAAATGTGAAACagtttgacttcctgtttcatAAGTCTGGGCCTTTGGAGGGACAGCCACGGGGATACTGCTTTGTCAACTTCAACACCAGAGAG GAGGCAGAGAGGGCGATCCAGTGTTTAAATGGGAAGCTAGCTTTGTCCAAGAAGCTTGTCGTGCGCTGGGCGCACGCACAGGTGAGG AGGTTTGAAGGTTTCCGTAACGACAAGACGATGCCTCCGAGCCTGGAGCCGTCGTGCAGCGGGGCGGCGGAGGATGGACCCGTAACTACCAACCACCTCAG TACGAGTGCTAAGATCCGCGCCATTGAGGCCAAGCTCCAGATGATGGAGGAGAATCCAGATGATGACTACTCGGGCCCATCGGCATACGTTTACAACAAACCGCCAGAGAGGAAACGCTGGGAGCCCTACTCTAAATCACACCACAATAACCAGAGCAGGCCCTTCCGCAAGTTTAGGAGATGA
- the rbm18 gene encoding probable RNA-binding protein 18 isoform X2, with translation MSSAAETVENASIMSESVAHDGNRLWIGNIDPKITEYHLVKLLEKFGNVKQFDFLFHKSGPLEGQPRGYCFVNFNTREEAERAIQCLNGKLALSKKLVVRWAHAQRFEGFRNDKTMPPSLEPSCSGAAEDGPVTTNHLSTSAKIRAIEAKLQMMEENPDDDYSGPSAYVYNKPPERKRWEPYSKSHHNNQSRPFRKFRR, from the exons ATGTCGTCTGCGGCAGAGACAGTAGAAAATGCCTCCATCATGTCAGAGAGTGTGGCCCATGACGGAAACCGCTTGTGGATAGGAAATATCGATCCCAAAATTACAGA GTATCACTTGGTGAAGTTGTTGGAGAAGTTTGGAAATGTGAAACagtttgacttcctgtttcatAAGTCTGGGCCTTTGGAGGGACAGCCACGGGGATACTGCTTTGTCAACTTCAACACCAGAGAG GAGGCAGAGAGGGCGATCCAGTGTTTAAATGGGAAGCTAGCTTTGTCCAAGAAGCTTGTCGTGCGCTGGGCGCACGCACAG AGGTTTGAAGGTTTCCGTAACGACAAGACGATGCCTCCGAGCCTGGAGCCGTCGTGCAGCGGGGCGGCGGAGGATGGACCCGTAACTACCAACCACCTCAG TACGAGTGCTAAGATCCGCGCCATTGAGGCCAAGCTCCAGATGATGGAGGAGAATCCAGATGATGACTACTCGGGCCCATCGGCATACGTTTACAACAAACCGCCAGAGAGGAAACGCTGGGAGCCCTACTCTAAATCACACCACAATAACCAGAGCAGGCCCTTCCGCAAGTTTAGGAGATGA